In Desulfobacterales bacterium, the DNA window TTCGTGATTTAAAAGGAAAATCTGCTCAAATATGGAGGGAGCTGCCTGAAGAAAAAGAGATGGTTCTGACCAGCAACGGGAGGCCCATCGCAATTCTGAGTTCGATTAATGAAGATAATCTGGAACAGGTATTATCGGCATTTCGCCGGGCTCGCGCCATAGAAGCTGTAGCAGCGCTTCAATATGGATCAGCTGCCAGAGATACCGGTAAGCTCACAATAAAAGAAATTGACAAGGAAATCATGGTGGTTCGCACACAGAGAAAAAAATGAAAATCGTCTTGGATACGAACATCCTGGTTTCGGGTCTGCTCACCCCATTTGGTACGAGTGGTGAAATCATAAGGATGGTTTCATCGGGGCAGCTTTCTTTATGTTACGATGCAAGGATTTTGACGGAATATAGAGATGTGCTTCTTCGTCCCCGCTTCCAGTTTAACCATGAGCATAGTTCTTCGCTGCTTTACTACATCCAACATGCTGGTCAGGTCTATCCGACACAACCATTGCCGAATCCATTACCGGATCCGGACGACGAGCCATTTTTAGAAGTAGCCATTGCAGGCAAGGCATCCTGTTTGATCACGGGTAATAAAGTGCATTTCCCCAAAAGTCATTTGCAAGGCATGAAGGTTTTTTCCCCAACCGATTTTCTCAGGTATTGGGGGAAAAGGAACGCTACAGAACAATCGCATTGAGAGTGGCGGGGGCTCCGTAACCGCGTCATTGGACAAGAACCAGGATAGATTAATTTTAGCGGACGCGACCCTTTCTTCTTGCTCCGACCCCGCTTGGCCGCTTGGCTTATCTGCGTACCTCAATGAAATGGCCGACGTAAGCAGATCATCCTACAGTGCATGTCAACTGAATTATTTAAGAGCACTCCCCCACTCACCCTTGCCACCCTTCATGGCAGGTCTTGATCCAGCCAATCTTCGTGTCCGTGGCGGACACGAACGATCAGGACGTCCCGGTTTTCTTCGACCAGATAAATAATCAGATGAGAGCCATAGGGATAAACACGAACGGGAGGAGAAATTTCCAAACGACTTCTGGCTAGTTCCGGGTTGTCGGAGAGGAGCAAAAAGATCCGCTCCAATCCGACATGATACTTTTCTGCTTGATCAAGGCTGAACCGGTGGGCACCTTCAGCAAAGATGGCGATGATATCTTCGATGGCCTTGCGGGTCAGTCGATAGGCCATGATCCTATGCTTTTACCGCCCGCAAACGGGATTCCT includes these proteins:
- a CDS encoding type II toxin-antitoxin system Phd/YefM family antitoxin encodes the protein MKFLSVRDLKGKSAQIWRELPEEKEMVLTSNGRPIAILSSINEDNLEQVLSAFRRARAIEAVAALQYGSAARDTGKLTIKEIDKEIMVVRTQRKK
- a CDS encoding putative toxin-antitoxin system toxin component, PIN family; the encoded protein is MKIVLDTNILVSGLLTPFGTSGEIIRMVSSGQLSLCYDARILTEYRDVLLRPRFQFNHEHSSSLLYYIQHAGQVYPTQPLPNPLPDPDDEPFLEVAIAGKASCLITGNKVHFPKSHLQGMKVFSPTDFLRYWGKRNATEQSH
- a CDS encoding type II toxin-antitoxin system RelE/ParE family toxin, with translation MAYRLTRKAIEDIIAIFAEGAHRFSLDQAEKYHVGLERIFLLLSDNPELARSRLEISPPVRVYPYGSHLIIYLVEENRDVLIVRVRHGHEDWLDQDLP